One segment of Eretmochelys imbricata isolate rEreImb1 chromosome 5, rEreImb1.hap1, whole genome shotgun sequence DNA contains the following:
- the LOC144265419 gene encoding enamelin-like has protein sequence MGGTFWDGRKNSPGISPGGQLGNPFYPPDSPSRDGHNVLAQIFGASQFSRKNGEAVPEKLVMGPLNVPKEGPLQEGIQSAALGSEGDRKQNHAAHGFGRIPCFGNRLPQYLASTVAPPGDKTREQIMPPRKANTLLWKPRHC, from the exons ATGGGCGGCAC ATTTTGGGATGGCAGAAAAAACTCTCCTGGCATCAGCCCAGGAGGGCAACTGGGAAATCCCTTTTATCCCCCAGATTCTCCTTCAA GGGATGGACACAATGTCCTTGCACAAATCTTTGGAGCAAGTCAGTTCAGTAGGAAAAATGGTGAAGCGGTGCCTGAAAAGCTTGTGATGGGGCCATTAAACGTTCCCAAAGAAGGGCCATTGCAGGAAGGAATCCAAAGTGCAGCTCTGGGTAGCGAAGGTGATAGGAAACAAAACCATGCAGCACATGGCTTTGGAAGGATACCATGCTTTGGAAACAGGTTACCGCAGTATTTGGCCAGCACTGTAGCACCACCTGGTGACAAGACACGAGAACAAATAATGCCCCCTAGAAAAGCAAACACTTTGCTTTGGAAACCAAGGCACTGCTAA
- the LOC144265421 gene encoding LOW QUALITY PROTEIN: ameloblastin-like (The sequence of the model RefSeq protein was modified relative to this genomic sequence to represent the inferred CDS: substituted 1 base at 1 genomic stop codon), whose product MSIVLQKTNSLLLLFTEYTRYNYGEPCNXFWVHGLLPPHSSSPWLQRRPHETQQYYKYALPLHPPPLLSQQMALQLQQPRLQAQNPFPQPTQMPARQGRRMKCTNHVQQGQPSLQLGELPGVQEQLVLASRQQQLPALEYSEQLDQTISRDIYFISCLLTRT is encoded by the exons ATGAGCATAGTACTACAGAAAACAAATTCTCTGCTTTTGCTATTCACTGAGTATACTCGGTACAACTATGGTGAACCATGTAATTAATTTTGGGTGCATGGGCTCCTGCCACCACACTCTTCATCTCCATGGTTGCAACGAAGACCACATGAGACCCAACAG TACTATAAATATGCCTTGCCCCTGCACCCTCCACCTCTGCTATCACAGCAGATGGCTCTTCAACTGCAACAACCTCGATTACAAGCACAAAATCCTTTCCCACAACCAACTCAGATGCCTGCAAGGCAAGGCCGCAGAATGAAGTGCACCAACCATGTCCAGCAGGGACAGCCATCACTGCAGCTAGGAGAACTGCCGGGAGTCCAAGAACAGCTGGTTCTAGCTAGCAGACAACAACAG TTACCAGCACTAGAGTATTCAGAGCAACTGGATCAGACCATAAGTAGAGATATTTATTTTATATCTTGCCTGTTAACCAGAACATGA
- the LOC144265420 gene encoding LOW QUALITY PROTEIN: ameloblastin-like (The sequence of the model RefSeq protein was modified relative to this genomic sequence to represent the inferred CDS: inserted 2 bases in 2 codons), which produces MAPGFIGMGAGFGXPQNPALQGDFTVEDDSPATALKPAVQGGFSLVPQGVSPLPGVNPSGPGTAVILPEGTPVGQESNNNLPSPGGEPAAQSRGSSGATPAAATPEVTQALSDSFMPFGGESTLPLDVQQGAAVDPTLPPDAQHMLVAGNEAXQFIQDAWHFQEP; this is translated from the exons ATGGCTCCCGGTTTTATAGGCATGGGCGCTGGATTTG TGCCACAAaacccagccctgcagggagatTTTACTGTTGAGGATGATTCACCAGCCACAGCACTCAAACCAGCAGTCCAAGGAGGGTTCAGCTTGGTTCCCCAAGGAGTCTCCCCACTTCCTGGAGTTAATCCGTCAGGTCCTGGAACTGCTGTCATCCTTCCAGAGGGGACCCCAGTGGGCCAAGAAAGCAACAACAATTTGCCAAGCCCGGGTGGTGAACCTGCAGCTCAGAGCAGAGGATCTTCAGGGGCTACTCCAGCAGCTGCTACCCCTGAAGTAACTCAAGCGCTCTCTGATAGTTTTATGCCCTTTGGTGGCGAGAGCACGCTGCCTCTGGATGTCCAGCAAGGAGCTGCTGTGGATCCTACCTTGCCCCCTGATGCCCAACATATGCTCGTGGCAGGGAATGAGG AACAGTTCATACAAGATGCCTGGCATTTCCAAGAGCCCTGA